One stretch of Nicotiana tabacum cultivar K326 chromosome 18, ASM71507v2, whole genome shotgun sequence DNA includes these proteins:
- the LOC107827100 gene encoding uncharacterized protein LOC107827100 isoform X1, protein MAKVAAVGPVHPSNALKFGVGGGSKVTATTVKRKTPSELRGEQLKRKNTTQPVDESSAPIGGSMSNGVFPGSKISDVSKNPRYVDTRVDELFPVRKNSIRLNLISRKENVKESFPAEQSGSIKKSSVPSAFPAENQQQLKFPESFLPSTVSGKDCATKTCSTSQRCNENTFRSVTELSLGGVDAHGLSTIDMDKALRGLATHEHQVASAKIAESSEPDGGSRSKIFSSELHVPCKMTPLDLTMKTNIRVVSASSINWFHRLINCGTGNVVARFTSSNCSTGQKMTCFSEMNSVSQAVNHWSLHSWMYPQSPLPPSVISTLTLSASMGGQLDFLSERQLAWQDSFRSLYYMLRKNVCSIFYVCTAQFVVMFTSSYSEENCICNAYISQSTRGLRSLLKEHDVSFSMPLCRSKLEELSTEELLELSEIEKQNLGQTRRRGAMSDVDNRPQSLLAFTGNENVHSLYDFLLNYRYFLTSLTGVDVPALYSRIPFENAAFTAPEVRCKEVRRIDQVAFQGMESNVPCEHNQQPSSGMCYSVEIKGRYLAPWVTSAICDAFSSNSTSFEASFITEPTSVGLNTCLSVSGKCSDPQVSATEALDNGSLCFGIPNTKLCAQINSAFLKGVKYFGGSYTAFLSPV, encoded by the exons ATGGCGAAGGTTGCTGCTGTGGGTCCCGTACATCCATCAAATGCACTTAAATTTGGTGTGGGTGGTGGTTCTAAGGTCACTGCCACCACAGTGAAACGAAAAACTCCATCTGAGTTACGC GGAGAGCAATTGAAGAGAAAGAATACTACACAACCCGTGGATGAATCATCAGCCCCAATTGGTGGCTCTATGAG CAATGGTGTTTTCCCGGGGTCCAAGATATCTGATGTATCGAAGAACCCAAGATATGTCGATACTCGTGTGGATGAGTTATTTCCTGTCAGAAAAAACAGCATCAGGCTAAATTTGATTTCGAGGAAAGAAAATGTCAAG GAAAGTTTTCCAGCAGAGCAAAGTGGTAGTATTAAAAAATCTTCTGTGCCTTCAGCATTTCCTGCTGAGAATCAACAGCAATTGAAATT CCCAGAATCCTTTCTTCCTTCAACTGTAAGTGGAAAAGATTGTGCAACCAAAACTTGTAGCACAAGTCAAAGGTGCAATGAAAATACCTTCCGCAGCGTCACAGAGCTGTCACTGGGTGGTGTAGATGCACATGGCTTGTCTACTATTGATATG GATAAAGCCTTAAGAGGACTGGCTACCCATGAGCATCAAGTTGCTTCTGCTAAAATTGCTGAATCCTCTGAACCAGATGGTGGTTCAAGGTCAAAAATTTTCTCCTCAGAACTCCATGTCCCATGTAAGATGACCCCGTTGGATCTGACGATGAAAACTAATATACGAGTTGTGTCTGCATCTTCCATCAACTG GTTTCATAGATTGATCAATTGTGGCACCGGCAATGTGGTGGCGAGGTTTACATCCTCGAATTGTTCCACCGGTCAAAAGATGACCTGCTTTTCTGAAATGAATTCTGTTTCCCAAGCAGTTAATCATTGGTCATTGCATTCCTGGATGTATCCGCAGTCTCCTCTACCGCCTTCAGTTATATCAACTTTAACATTGTCTGCTTCAATGGGAG GGCAACTGGACTTTTTAAGCGAAAGGCAGCTAGCATGGCAGGATTCCTTTCGAAGTTTATATTACATGCTTCGGAAGAATGTTTGCAGCATCTTCTACG TCTGCACAGCTCAATTTGTGGTCATGTTCACCAGTTCTTATTCTGAGGAAAACTGCATTTGCAATGCATATATAtctcagtcaacccgtggttTGAGGTCATTACTCAAAGAACAT GATGTTTCTTTTTCTATGCCGCTTTGCCGCTCAAAATTGGAGGAACTTAGTACAGAAGAGCTGCTTGAGCTTTCAGAGATTGAGAAACAAAATCTGGGCCAG ACTAGGCGGCGGGGTGCAATGTCTGATGTGGATAACCGGCCCCAATCTCTGCTGGCATTCACTGGAAATGAGAATGTTCATTCTTTATATGATTTTCTACTGAACTATAG atatttcttaacttCTCTAACTGGTGTGGACGTCCCTGCGTTGTATTCACGTATCCCATTTGAGAATGCTGCATTCACTGCCCCTGAG GTCAGATGCAAGGAGGTCAGGAGAATTGATCAGGTAGCTTTTCAAGGAATGGAGTCAAATGTGCCTTGTGAGCATAATCAGCAACCATCTTCTGGGATGTGCTATAGTGTTGAAATTAAGGGTCGATACCTTGCCCCATGGGTAACCTCTGCTATATGTGATGCTTTCAGCTCTAACAGCACAAGTTTTGAGGCTAG TTTTATCACAGAACCTACTTCGGTTGGCTTGAATACTTGTCTCAGTGTTAGCGGGAAATGTTCTGATCCACAAGTTTCAGCAACTGAAGCCTTGGATAACGGTAGCCTCTGttttggtatcccaaataccAAATTGTGTGCCCAGATAAATTCTGCCTTTTTAAAGGGCGTGAAGTACTTTGGCGGTTCATATACTGCTTTTCTTTCACCTGTTTGA
- the LOC107827100 gene encoding uncharacterized protein LOC107827100 isoform X2 yields MAKVAAVGPVHPSNALKFGVGGGSKVTATTVKRKTPSELRGEQLKRKNTTQPVDESSAPIGGSMSNGVFPGSKISDVSKNPRYVDTRVDELFPVRKNSIRLNLISRKENESFPAEQSGSIKKSSVPSAFPAENQQQLKFPESFLPSTVSGKDCATKTCSTSQRCNENTFRSVTELSLGGVDAHGLSTIDMDKALRGLATHEHQVASAKIAESSEPDGGSRSKIFSSELHVPCKMTPLDLTMKTNIRVVSASSINWFHRLINCGTGNVVARFTSSNCSTGQKMTCFSEMNSVSQAVNHWSLHSWMYPQSPLPPSVISTLTLSASMGGQLDFLSERQLAWQDSFRSLYYMLRKNVCSIFYVCTAQFVVMFTSSYSEENCICNAYISQSTRGLRSLLKEHDVSFSMPLCRSKLEELSTEELLELSEIEKQNLGQTRRRGAMSDVDNRPQSLLAFTGNENVHSLYDFLLNYRYFLTSLTGVDVPALYSRIPFENAAFTAPEVRCKEVRRIDQVAFQGMESNVPCEHNQQPSSGMCYSVEIKGRYLAPWVTSAICDAFSSNSTSFEASFITEPTSVGLNTCLSVSGKCSDPQVSATEALDNGSLCFGIPNTKLCAQINSAFLKGVKYFGGSYTAFLSPV; encoded by the exons ATGGCGAAGGTTGCTGCTGTGGGTCCCGTACATCCATCAAATGCACTTAAATTTGGTGTGGGTGGTGGTTCTAAGGTCACTGCCACCACAGTGAAACGAAAAACTCCATCTGAGTTACGC GGAGAGCAATTGAAGAGAAAGAATACTACACAACCCGTGGATGAATCATCAGCCCCAATTGGTGGCTCTATGAG CAATGGTGTTTTCCCGGGGTCCAAGATATCTGATGTATCGAAGAACCCAAGATATGTCGATACTCGTGTGGATGAGTTATTTCCTGTCAGAAAAAACAGCATCAGGCTAAATTTGATTTCGAGGAAAGAAAAT GAAAGTTTTCCAGCAGAGCAAAGTGGTAGTATTAAAAAATCTTCTGTGCCTTCAGCATTTCCTGCTGAGAATCAACAGCAATTGAAATT CCCAGAATCCTTTCTTCCTTCAACTGTAAGTGGAAAAGATTGTGCAACCAAAACTTGTAGCACAAGTCAAAGGTGCAATGAAAATACCTTCCGCAGCGTCACAGAGCTGTCACTGGGTGGTGTAGATGCACATGGCTTGTCTACTATTGATATG GATAAAGCCTTAAGAGGACTGGCTACCCATGAGCATCAAGTTGCTTCTGCTAAAATTGCTGAATCCTCTGAACCAGATGGTGGTTCAAGGTCAAAAATTTTCTCCTCAGAACTCCATGTCCCATGTAAGATGACCCCGTTGGATCTGACGATGAAAACTAATATACGAGTTGTGTCTGCATCTTCCATCAACTG GTTTCATAGATTGATCAATTGTGGCACCGGCAATGTGGTGGCGAGGTTTACATCCTCGAATTGTTCCACCGGTCAAAAGATGACCTGCTTTTCTGAAATGAATTCTGTTTCCCAAGCAGTTAATCATTGGTCATTGCATTCCTGGATGTATCCGCAGTCTCCTCTACCGCCTTCAGTTATATCAACTTTAACATTGTCTGCTTCAATGGGAG GGCAACTGGACTTTTTAAGCGAAAGGCAGCTAGCATGGCAGGATTCCTTTCGAAGTTTATATTACATGCTTCGGAAGAATGTTTGCAGCATCTTCTACG TCTGCACAGCTCAATTTGTGGTCATGTTCACCAGTTCTTATTCTGAGGAAAACTGCATTTGCAATGCATATATAtctcagtcaacccgtggttTGAGGTCATTACTCAAAGAACAT GATGTTTCTTTTTCTATGCCGCTTTGCCGCTCAAAATTGGAGGAACTTAGTACAGAAGAGCTGCTTGAGCTTTCAGAGATTGAGAAACAAAATCTGGGCCAG ACTAGGCGGCGGGGTGCAATGTCTGATGTGGATAACCGGCCCCAATCTCTGCTGGCATTCACTGGAAATGAGAATGTTCATTCTTTATATGATTTTCTACTGAACTATAG atatttcttaacttCTCTAACTGGTGTGGACGTCCCTGCGTTGTATTCACGTATCCCATTTGAGAATGCTGCATTCACTGCCCCTGAG GTCAGATGCAAGGAGGTCAGGAGAATTGATCAGGTAGCTTTTCAAGGAATGGAGTCAAATGTGCCTTGTGAGCATAATCAGCAACCATCTTCTGGGATGTGCTATAGTGTTGAAATTAAGGGTCGATACCTTGCCCCATGGGTAACCTCTGCTATATGTGATGCTTTCAGCTCTAACAGCACAAGTTTTGAGGCTAG TTTTATCACAGAACCTACTTCGGTTGGCTTGAATACTTGTCTCAGTGTTAGCGGGAAATGTTCTGATCCACAAGTTTCAGCAACTGAAGCCTTGGATAACGGTAGCCTCTGttttggtatcccaaataccAAATTGTGTGCCCAGATAAATTCTGCCTTTTTAAAGGGCGTGAAGTACTTTGGCGGTTCATATACTGCTTTTCTTTCACCTGTTTGA
- the LOC107827100 gene encoding uncharacterized protein LOC107827100 isoform X3, which produces MAKVAAVGPVHPSNALKFGVGGGSKVTATTVKRKTPSELRGEQLKRKNTTQPVDESSAPIGGSMSNGVFPGSKISDVSKNPRYVDTRVDELFPVRKNSIRLNLISRKENVKESFPAEQSESFLPSTVSGKDCATKTCSTSQRCNENTFRSVTELSLGGVDAHGLSTIDMDKALRGLATHEHQVASAKIAESSEPDGGSRSKIFSSELHVPCKMTPLDLTMKTNIRVVSASSINWFHRLINCGTGNVVARFTSSNCSTGQKMTCFSEMNSVSQAVNHWSLHSWMYPQSPLPPSVISTLTLSASMGGQLDFLSERQLAWQDSFRSLYYMLRKNVCSIFYVCTAQFVVMFTSSYSEENCICNAYISQSTRGLRSLLKEHDVSFSMPLCRSKLEELSTEELLELSEIEKQNLGQTRRRGAMSDVDNRPQSLLAFTGNENVHSLYDFLLNYRYFLTSLTGVDVPALYSRIPFENAAFTAPEVRCKEVRRIDQVAFQGMESNVPCEHNQQPSSGMCYSVEIKGRYLAPWVTSAICDAFSSNSTSFEASFITEPTSVGLNTCLSVSGKCSDPQVSATEALDNGSLCFGIPNTKLCAQINSAFLKGVKYFGGSYTAFLSPV; this is translated from the exons ATGGCGAAGGTTGCTGCTGTGGGTCCCGTACATCCATCAAATGCACTTAAATTTGGTGTGGGTGGTGGTTCTAAGGTCACTGCCACCACAGTGAAACGAAAAACTCCATCTGAGTTACGC GGAGAGCAATTGAAGAGAAAGAATACTACACAACCCGTGGATGAATCATCAGCCCCAATTGGTGGCTCTATGAG CAATGGTGTTTTCCCGGGGTCCAAGATATCTGATGTATCGAAGAACCCAAGATATGTCGATACTCGTGTGGATGAGTTATTTCCTGTCAGAAAAAACAGCATCAGGCTAAATTTGATTTCGAGGAAAGAAAATGTCAAG GAAAGTTTTCCAGCAGAGCAAAGTG AATCCTTTCTTCCTTCAACTGTAAGTGGAAAAGATTGTGCAACCAAAACTTGTAGCACAAGTCAAAGGTGCAATGAAAATACCTTCCGCAGCGTCACAGAGCTGTCACTGGGTGGTGTAGATGCACATGGCTTGTCTACTATTGATATG GATAAAGCCTTAAGAGGACTGGCTACCCATGAGCATCAAGTTGCTTCTGCTAAAATTGCTGAATCCTCTGAACCAGATGGTGGTTCAAGGTCAAAAATTTTCTCCTCAGAACTCCATGTCCCATGTAAGATGACCCCGTTGGATCTGACGATGAAAACTAATATACGAGTTGTGTCTGCATCTTCCATCAACTG GTTTCATAGATTGATCAATTGTGGCACCGGCAATGTGGTGGCGAGGTTTACATCCTCGAATTGTTCCACCGGTCAAAAGATGACCTGCTTTTCTGAAATGAATTCTGTTTCCCAAGCAGTTAATCATTGGTCATTGCATTCCTGGATGTATCCGCAGTCTCCTCTACCGCCTTCAGTTATATCAACTTTAACATTGTCTGCTTCAATGGGAG GGCAACTGGACTTTTTAAGCGAAAGGCAGCTAGCATGGCAGGATTCCTTTCGAAGTTTATATTACATGCTTCGGAAGAATGTTTGCAGCATCTTCTACG TCTGCACAGCTCAATTTGTGGTCATGTTCACCAGTTCTTATTCTGAGGAAAACTGCATTTGCAATGCATATATAtctcagtcaacccgtggttTGAGGTCATTACTCAAAGAACAT GATGTTTCTTTTTCTATGCCGCTTTGCCGCTCAAAATTGGAGGAACTTAGTACAGAAGAGCTGCTTGAGCTTTCAGAGATTGAGAAACAAAATCTGGGCCAG ACTAGGCGGCGGGGTGCAATGTCTGATGTGGATAACCGGCCCCAATCTCTGCTGGCATTCACTGGAAATGAGAATGTTCATTCTTTATATGATTTTCTACTGAACTATAG atatttcttaacttCTCTAACTGGTGTGGACGTCCCTGCGTTGTATTCACGTATCCCATTTGAGAATGCTGCATTCACTGCCCCTGAG GTCAGATGCAAGGAGGTCAGGAGAATTGATCAGGTAGCTTTTCAAGGAATGGAGTCAAATGTGCCTTGTGAGCATAATCAGCAACCATCTTCTGGGATGTGCTATAGTGTTGAAATTAAGGGTCGATACCTTGCCCCATGGGTAACCTCTGCTATATGTGATGCTTTCAGCTCTAACAGCACAAGTTTTGAGGCTAG TTTTATCACAGAACCTACTTCGGTTGGCTTGAATACTTGTCTCAGTGTTAGCGGGAAATGTTCTGATCCACAAGTTTCAGCAACTGAAGCCTTGGATAACGGTAGCCTCTGttttggtatcccaaataccAAATTGTGTGCCCAGATAAATTCTGCCTTTTTAAAGGGCGTGAAGTACTTTGGCGGTTCATATACTGCTTTTCTTTCACCTGTTTGA